Genomic window (Mya arenaria isolate MELC-2E11 chromosome 16, ASM2691426v1):
GAGCAACATTATTGTTTAACCTACATTGAACATTAATTAAGAGCTACCTTACATTGAGCCTAACATTATTGTTTCACGAACATTGAACATTACTTAAGAGCTACCTTACATTGAGCctaacattattgtttaacCTACATTGAACAATACTTAAGAGCTACCTTACATTGAGCctaacattattgtttaacCTACATTGCACATTAATAAAGGGTTACTTTACATTGAGCctaacattattgtttaacCTACATTGAACATTAATTAAGAGCTACCTTACATTGAGCctaacattattgtttaacCAACATTGAACATTAATTAAGAGCTACCTTACATTGAGCCTAACAGTATTGTTTAACCTACATTGAACATTAATTAAGAGCTACATTACATTGAGCCTAACATTAGTGTTTAACCTACACTGAACATTTCTTAAGAGCTACTTTACATTGAGCctaacattattgtttaacCTACATTGAACATTACTTTAGAGCCACTTTACATTGAGCCTAACAGTATTGTTTAACCTACATTGAACATTAATTAAGAGCTACTTTACATTGAGccttatattattgtttaaccTACATTGAACATTAATTAAGAGCTACCTTGCATTGAGCCTAACATTATTGTTTAGCttacattgtttattgtttaagataTACTTTACATTGAGCCTTACATTTTTGTTTAGCttacattgtttattgtttaagagCTACTTTACATTGAGCCTTACATTATTGTTTAGCTTacattgttcattgtttaaGAGCTACCTTACATTTAGCCTTTTATTGGTGTTTACCTTACATTGTACTTTACTTTAGAGTTTACCTTACATTGTACATTACGGAGATATTTTCCCAAAGTTTAAATGAACCTTTTTATAGCGTTTACCATACTTACCCTACATTGTATTTTACAAAAGTGTTTACCCTGCAttgtattcaaaatagttttctaTACAATGTGCCTTGAAAAGTATCTTTACCCTATATTGTACGTTATATacgtgtttgattttaaatagacATTTGATTACCTATATTTTTGGGggtaattaatatttaacacGCTATTCTGAATAAAAgcgaaaaaataatcaataaccTTTGATTGTATTAGAATTCAAATGATCAGCTTGCCGTTTTGTTATCATTATGGAGTACAACATGTTATACTAAACTGGAAACCCGACTCAGTCATAAAACGGACTGGGCACTGTTGCGATTTAagagtttacaatttatttacttaaataaaaatatgcgaaTTAAAATGCctagaataaatattaatgacaaaatgTTGACAAAGAACTTTCAACTATCCTGGGTTTTTTATTGTCCATAAAAATTATTCGACatgcaatattgaaaaaaaatatgagcgCTATCTAAATCCAACAAAACAGTCAGAATAATTCTTACAGAAAACACACAGAATAATTCCCACAGAAAACTCACATAAATATTCCCACAGAAAACtcacataattattcccatggAAAACTCAGAGAATTATTCCCACAGAAAACTCACAGAATTATTCCAATGGAAAACTCACAGAATTATTCCCACAGAAAACACACAGAATAATTCCCACAGAAAACTCACAGAATTATTCCCATGGAAAACTCACAGAATAATTCCCACAGAAAACTCCCACAGAAAACTCCCACAGAAAACTCACAGAACTATTCCCATGGAAAACTCACAGAATAATTCCCACAGAAAACTTACAGAATTATTCCCACAGAAAACTCATAGAATAATTAATGAATTCAAAGACAGTATAAACTTTCGAGCAGTGgtgaaatattaataaagacTATAATTTTAAAAGGCACTTTTTAAAAAGGACCATATCAGAGAAGTTTGCCATTTTGTTCTAAATAAGAATGTTCAAAATCATACTACATAAAATCCACAAAAAAAATTCTCTCAAATTCTATAAGAATTACGTTTATTGTGAAACTAATATACATGGACAAATATTAGTTctagaacattttaaacaaatcctGACAAATACATTATAGGAATATCATAGGaaaaaatgttcacatttcaaTGAAACTCGATTATTAAACAACCCAGTGCTGAATTTAAAACGCATATACATTCAACAGAGTGCACTTTCAAATTGGCCTTTTAAGACTTAATCTAAAAAAACTCGTTATAAAGTGAACGAACATGCTTATATGTGTTGCAATACAAGTTACATGAGCGAACAATAAAGCCAAAGATTAAACAATTCGCCGCGTTAACTCACAAATAAACAGTAATGTCaagtgtttacaacaaatatcttaaaacaattatatcagaAGGCACggaaatgtcaatgtcacatgaTAAGTATGTGCCATTTCTAAATTAAACGCTTTTAAAGAAGTACGTTATTGTGAAAAACTCTTGAAAATAGGACCATTTTATCCTCGATCTGGGTACAACAAGTACATTGTACTCATTGATGATGAATTTGAACATATTTGctctaaataatatttgaatgtcCCTATTTACACGATCATTTCTATAAACGGATAGAAACATAATTAGCCAGAGTTTCTTTTCTGAAAGTGAGCATGGTGCTGTTgcttttataacaaaaatgtacatgCTTCTCCATTTCGAATACAAAGTAACAAACCTAATGACAGATCTTACAGAAAGTCCATATATGTAAcgattataactaaatattaTTTGGAATTCCGCTGTATTGGATGTGTCGTCTATCAAGAGTGCTCATTAATGTCATATCAACAAGAAtaccaattaaaataaaaagccaACAGTatcatttaagttaaaaaatgcatttctctcATGTGTATACAGTGTTTCGTTGGCGTACAAAACCAGCAGTGACTTTGTGACGACAAACACCCTCAccacaaacactgtcaccaCGTTTCTAAGTTGGAATTTGACAATACTCGGGCACACAACCACTCCAAttccttatatatatttgtatgtctTTATCTTTAGCAAACCGAAGAATGAATCTTGCCGCGTGTGCGTACTAGTGTTTATCAGATGTCTTCATGTAAAGCTACggttgtttgtattttcaaagtTCGACAAAGATTGCAggataaattaaattaattaaattgcaAGGTTTGGTCAGGATGGAAAGGCTGGCCACATATTTTAGAATAGTATTTTTCATGCAAAttcttgtatatatatttattagtttgcatttttttttcaatttcagtttTGAAGACAAGACTGATCAAGTATATATTGCACGCGTACTCAACGATTCCACTGAACCCAATCCTGCAGCACAAACATTCTAAGTTGGTTGACTTCTACGAACCTACAAAAATGACAACCACAATCGAGGAGACTGAACATAAAGATAGTAAAACCCGAAAGCCTTATGATGTACCAAAAACAGTTCAAATGGATCTATCCAAAATTGAGGAATTGTTCATCTCAAATCAATCTTACGGTTACAAAAGCCCATCAAACACAAACAGAGTTTACATCTCAGGTGAAGCCGGAATGGGTAAGACCTCTTTTAGTCAATATTTGGCTTTAGCTTGGTGTGCTGTTCATGGTGAGACTGAGGAGTGTGTGAGTATGAGAGAGAAAATGAAGaagtttaaacactttaatgaCATTGAGTATCTGAAACAGACACAGCTGCTATTTCTACTTCATTTGCGAAAGTTTGAGAATGAATCTGATTGCAAGAAAATGTTGAGAACATACCTGCAATCAGATCTAGGATACTCTAATGAAGATATCAACGAACTGTTGTCTGATATAAACAGTCCAAAGACTGTATTATTAATGGATGGACTTGATGAATGGAAATGTAAAGCAACTAAAATGCCATTGTATACTTCAGTATCCGACGCAATTATCATTTGCACGTCCAGACCTTGGAAGATAGATTCCTGTGTTATCGCACGACTGCAGGATTACAACAAAGTAGTCATCACTGGTATCGGGTTTGATTCTGTAGGAAATCTTGTCCGCAATGTAACGAACTGTTTTAGACTAGAACGCATTGCTGTTCGTGACAATACTTCGGACTTCATTCAAACGCTTCGCGATAAAGAACTGAGAACAATTCTTAATCTCAACGCGTCAGCATCACGTGAGGTGCTCATGATACCTGTGCTTATTCTTCTACTCTTGTGTCTCTGGCATGATGGGAAAGATTTTGGAAGTACACGTACACAAGTTTATATAAACATGGCTGAGGCTCTGTTACGTCGTATGAAGAAAAAACAGGGTTTACAATACAAAGAAACAACTAGCGATTATCAGTTACCAGTTTTGTTTAGAACTATGGAGGCAAAATGCTGTATCGAACAAAGCGAAAACATCGCAAAACTATCAGAAATAGCATTTTGTTTGCTGTTCACTGGACAAACAGAACACTCTCTTCAGTTCTCAAATAAGGACCTTAGTCGTTTAGGGTTGTCTGTGAGAGAAAATctagaaattgaaaaaatgtttaaggatataaagcagttttgtttaaactctGGAAATATTCGAGGAACAACCAGAATGTCGAGTTCAAGTCAggataaaatatatagttttatccACAAATCGTATCAGGAGTTTTTTGCAGCCTTACATATCGTTGCACAAAATTGTGATCAACACATATGTCAGGAAATAGAGGCAAATACCACATCGCTACAAGATGTGGTTGACTTGACGAACGTCTTCGACTTTGTATGTGAATTTGATTCAAACTGCATAGAATCAATGGTGTCATTGATAGATGAGCTAACAACAAAACATGCAATGCAGACTGATGATTACAGGAGAATCAACTTTATTAAGACGATGCAGGGTATTATTTTTGAAAGCTGTTTTAAGAATATAAAGGAAGGTAAAGTGTCGATCAATCTTTCGAACCTTGTTCTCAATGGTTCAGATAGGAAAACTGTATTACGAAATGGAGAACTCATGAATCTCCTAAGaaccaatgaaaacaaaattgaaagaCATCATTTGGAAATTACCTTGAACAAAACGTTTGgtattctttgtttaactaatttgTCCTTATCAAGTGACATGGACGTTTCTCAATTTGATATGGAAGAGCTTAGACTGGTCAAAGTAAGGACAGAGTTCGTGAATCTGAGTAAAGTTCAACGTCTCAAACGGATTGAAATTTGCTTAAATGAACCAACCACTGTCTCCATACAATTCCAAGATGCAAAAAAACTCAATTATCTCAAACTGAAGAACTGTTCCCTGTCTGGCCCATTGGACCTCTCTCAGTGTCCACTGAAGGAGCTGAAGCTGAATATGACAAAGGTGGAGACAGAAACACTTGTTATAACTAGTTGTGTACAGAAATGTGAAGCATTGAACATGTGTTGTCCATTTGACTTTACTAATGCGATCAAACTTACTAATCTTAATGTCATGTCGTGTTCCCTTCCTGGCCCTCTGGACCTATCTCAGTGTCCACTTCATGAGCTGAAGCTTTATGAGGTTCAGACAGAGAAGGTGGTCACAGGTTGTGTGGAGACATGTACGGTACGGCATATGAATTGCTCGTTTGAATTTATGAATGCAATCGAACTAACCAATCTTAGTATGATGGACTGTTCAATTCAAGGCTCATTGGACCTGTCTAAGCGTCAACTTGTGGAGCTGAATCTTCAAAGGGTTAAGACAAAGAAGATGGTCACAGGTTGTGTGGAGACATGTAAGGTTGTCGATATGAATTGTTCATTTGTATTTACGAAAGCAAACAAACTCAGTATGAAAGACTGTTCCCTTCCTGACTCATTGGACCTGTCTGAGTGTTCACTTGAGGAGTTGACGTTATATAATGTTGAGACTCAAAATGTTGTCACAGGTTGTGTAAAGACATGTACGGTAATGCGtatgaattgtttatttgaatttacGAATCCAAAGACACTGACCAATCTCAGTATGCAATCGTGTTCTATTCCTGGCCAACTGGACCTGTCTCAGTGTCCACTTGAAGAGCTGACTTTGCAAACATGTTCACTGTCAGGCCAACTGGACCTGTTTAAGTGTCCGATAAAGAAGCTGActattcaaaaatgttttttggcaGGCATACTGGACCTTTCTCACTATCAGTTAGAGACGCTGATTCTTGATGCGATTAACATAAAAGAGGTGGTTACATTTAGTATGGAGACATGTACGGTAGGGAATATGGATTGTCTATTTGAATTTTCGAATGCAGTCAACCTGACCAATCTCAGTATAATTTCGTGTTCTCTCCCCGGCCCGCTGGACCTATCTCATTGTCCGCTGAAGAAGTTTAATATGGAAAAATGTTCACTGTCTGGCCAACTTGATCTATCTCATTGTTCACTGGAGCTACTGATACTGAATCGTGTGACAGCAGAGAAGGTCACTATTGGTTGTGTGAATACATGTTTCTTAAAGAGCATGTCTTGTTCTTGGCAGTTAGTACATTGCGGAGTACAGAATTGTATCCATGATCAGCCATTGACAATATTTGAGTTAAAAGAAGCTTGTGACTTAACGTCAACCATTGAACTGTCAAAATCATCGATtgaacatttaatattgaatgaACCCAACATATCCCCGCCCGTGTTTGAAGACCAGATGAGGCACATTTACAGCTTGTCCCGACATATGACGTGTACGGTGAGGGGATTGAAGAAGTTCTGGGAGAAGATGGATGTTGGAAAGAAATTAATGGAAGCTATTGAAAAGATGAAGACTGATGGAAGGTTTTCCGTAAAACAGAACTCTCGGACTGTCACTATAAGAACTAGACACTAAATAATGCAACGACCTCGACCAGGTCACAATTATGGTGTAGGAAGACAGGGTGTACTTTGAGAGCAGTGATGAGGGATAGATAGTAAAGCCAGTGCTACCGATGTACGATTAACTACgcagttaaataaaaaaaaactaaaacaacatAGCTTTTTCTAAACGAATTCATAGCAATGTGATATATTATTAGCATTGTCTAACATTTCAAACTGACGTTCACTTAAATAGCAGAAataaaaactttattatttaaaaaaaggttaaacGACACTAAACAAAACTTTTAACTAGAACAGTACACGCTTGTCTTCAATTCCTTATTCTATGCTATTAAAATggatagtgtgtgtgtgtgtgtgtgtgtgcgtgtgcgtgtgcgtgtgcgtgtgcgcgtgcgcgtgcgcgtgcgcgtgcgcgtgtgcgtgtgcgtgtgtgtgtgtgtgtgttttctaaTGATACGTATGTGCCCGTGATTGTGTTATGTTGCAAACAGTGTGTTTTAGATATGTTACGAATCCTCGTCTGTTTCTTAATGTTTTCCTGATCCAATTCTGGCTTCTCATACTTCGTCATGTATTTATACGTATAGttcttaaaaatgcatttattaacaTAACACAATGGGTGATATGATGAAtgatgtattcatttttttacgaaTAAATGTTGTAgaccttttatcattcattaCAGTGCTTTTGTACTCTGCATTAACTGTTCATTTGggttcattttattaaaaaacaatcgTTTAAGTAGCAGGTTCTTTTGCGGCAACATTGCTgcgcaaaatgaaacatgtttgtGCATGTAATAAGAGGACttttactatataattattAGGTTGTCCACAACTCAGTCCATATACCAAATTCACAGTACTTTGATGTTGCTTGTTAATTTCGTTTAgatgtgtgttgtttttacaaattGCGATAAAAAAGGAAAGTGTTAATTGTCATTTCTTattgtaaatgtattgttgtatcTCTaacaatgaatatgttttttggtAAAAAGCAAATGGTGTTTTGAGGGAAACTTTAGtattccccccccccaaaaaaaaaaaacagtttatacGATTAATtggtatttagaaaaaaaatggtaaacaCAATGGGGTCCAATGAAAGTCAAACTTGTTTACAGTTATAGAGATATGCTGTAATAGATATCAGATTTCAGATTTtagatttaaacatttcaaatatccaattgatattttattgatagAATCGCAAAAGGTCGTACATTGAAGCAAAGAAATAATTCGGCTTTTGAATAATCAAAAGAAATACAGATGACATTTGAATGCACTTTGATGTGTTTATATGTCATGtacattttcactgttttgtaaattaaatttgaaaaagcgAAAGTCAAAAAGTAACACCTTGTACTAAGATCaattatgtaattatgtttggttattttaaaGACGAAAATTATGGAATACGCTATGTTGACATGTAGATATCATTGTTTGTATTGCATATGACAGACGCTTATTAtgattgtaaacatatattatttgatGTAGTTTAAATCATAGATCATTTTTgacagaaacaaataaaaaaggtcTAAACTATTCGAACGTAGTGTGTgtacatgataaaa
Coding sequences:
- the LOC128222591 gene encoding uncharacterized protein LOC128222591, whose protein sequence is MSFVFNGKSTELNESVFTKLKALCHPIKIGGAAFLSEVAVPFYNQPLVICTRNKALDTALTDTDITTCLEHCVLHFAIVPQLAFYRDGKRVSYISPYFRGGNLKNAKALSWRDRLRILYHISCAIDYLHKPPCDGRTPVAHGGISRKNIVLDEQNNARLLYYGPNDIGEAYRTGDIERDKAKDWEDFKQVFQEMFPENDRSPIMIDKLKILEPDRNIKAELTALLRNKAIIRWVRQNADDKRKCEICFVNDYEPFCNELKHDLCKDDIKIHMCVGCLWNWRYNPVKCHSCDQPKIQSPVGDGWGAIMIAGSEESFQSDIEEMMTQVITNPTCMGVRGDTTVVVQKSDKPYHSQLDKAFKRMRSLAISTLVLMISGHHGNGKFRLDTGIFLTDDDLIHEINVLTNITKVILFLDGCHLDKFHNKFGDKVVLQFNAVMSHQTATAPSLEGSYFIKQIVRAFKTDLDKITIRNDDLADYISEKGQHDKTSTNFANTNGICDRIVAFRTHGLSFATMLDDALKLSPLIVLKTRLIKYILHAYSTIPLNPILQHKHSKLVDFYEPTKMTTTIEETEHKDSKTRKPYDVPKTVQMDLSKIEELFISNQSYGYKSPSNTNRVYISGEAGMGKTSFSQYLALAWCAVHGETEECVSMREKMKKFKHFNDIEYLKQTQLLFLLHLRKFENESDCKKMLRTYLQSDLGYSNEDINELLSDINSPKTVLLMDGLDEWKCKATKMPLYTSVSDAIIICTSRPWKIDSCVIARLQDYNKVVITGIGFDSVGNLVRNVTNCFRLERIAVRDNTSDFIQTLRDKELRTILNLNASASREVLMIPVLILLLLCLWHDGKDFGSTRTQVYINMAEALLRRMKKKQGLQYKETTSDYQLPVLFRTMEAKCCIEQSENIAKLSEIAFCLLFTGQTEHSLQFSNKDLSRLGLSVRENLEIEKMFKDIKQFCLNSGNIRGTTRMSSSSQDKIYSFIHKSYQEFFAALHIVAQNCDQHICQEIEANTTSLQDVVDLTNVFDFVCEFDSNCIESMVSLIDELTTKHAMQTDDYRRINFIKTMQGIIFESCFKNIKEGKVSINLSNLVLNGSDRKTVLRNGELMNLLRTNENKIERHHLEITLNKTFGILCLTNLSLSSDMDVSQFDMEELRLVKVRTEFVNLSKVQRLKRIEICLNEPTTVSIQFQDAKKLNYLKLKNCSLSGPLDLSQCPLKELKLNMTKVETETLVITSCVQKCEALNMCCPFDFTNAIKLTNLNVMSCSLPGPLDLSQCPLHELKLYEVQTEKVVTGCVETCTVRHMNCSFEFMNAIELTNLSMMDCSIQGSLDLSKRQLVELNLQRVKTKKMVTGCVETCKVVDMNCSFVFTKANKLSMKDCSLPDSLDLSECSLEELTLYNVETQNVVTGCVKTCTVMRMNCLFEFTNPKTLTNLSMQSCSIPGQLDLSQCPLEELTLQTCSLSGQLDLFKCPIKKLTIQKCFLAGILDLSHYQLETLILDAINIKEVVTFSMETCTVGNMDCLFEFSNAVNLTNLSIISCSLPGPLDLSHCPLKKFNMEKCSLSGQLDLSHCSLELLILNRVTAEKVTIGCVNTCFLKSMSCSWQLVHCGVQNCIHDQPLTIFELKEACDLTSTIELSKSSIEHLILNEPNISPPVFEDQMRHIYSLSRHMTCTVRGLKKFWEKMDVGKKLMEAIEKMKTDGRFSVKQNSRTVTIRTRH